The DNA region TTCAGGCGCTCGGCGATCTCGGCGGTCGTGGGCGAGCGTCCGAAGGCCGTCGTCAGATCCTCCGTCGCGCTGCTGACCTGGACCCACATCTCGTGCAGCCGTCTCGGTACGTGCACGGTACGGACGTTGTCGCGGAAGTAGCGCCTGATCTCGCCGATGATCGTCGGCATGGCGAACGTGGGGAACTGCACGCCGCGCTCGGCGTCGAAGCGGTCGATGGCGTTGATGAGCCCGATGGTGCCGACCTGGACGACGTCCTCCATGGGCTCGTTGCGGCTGCGGAAGCGCGCCGCCACGTAGCGCACGAGCGGAAGGTTGGCCTCGATCAGCGCGGTGCGCACCCGTTCGTGGCCTGCGGTGCCGGGCTGCTGCTCGGCGAGCTGCTCGAAGAGCTCCTGGGTCAGCGCCCGGGCCTCCGCGCTGCGGCTCTCGCGGGTCTGGGTCGCCGCCACTCCAGCCACCACCTCTTCAGGTCCGGGTCGTCTCGCTCCAGGCGTCGGCCAAAAGCGGTCATAGCATCACAAGACATGTGCAACGTGTGCAAGCACCGTAAATTGCCGTGTTGGTGAGGAGTTGAGGTGTTCGCGAAGGGTGGCGTCCGTGCCGTCGCGGGCTCGTGAGGGACGGCTTCGGGAAGGGCCCGTACGGGGGCCGGAAAGGGCGCCGAGGAGCTTGAGGCCCCGGGGGTGTGCGGCCCACTCATCGGTGACGGACGACGGCCGAATGCCGTGGAGAGGGTCTGCGGATGCGCGGGAACGCGGGGGTGCGTGGCGAGTTTCCGCCAGGGAGCAGGGGAGGCGGAGCCGGGTCGGGAGCGCGGCTAGCGCACGACCTCGGTCATGAAGTGGCCCACGCCCTGCGCGGCGCTCGATATGCCTTCGAATCCGATCTGTACGAGATCGGCGGCCCTGGCGGGCGACGTGATGATCGTGTACAGCGCGAAGACGGTGAGCACGTAGATACTGATCTTCTTCGCCTGCACCATCTCGCTCCTCACGCGGCTGCCCGGGCTTCCCCTCTTCGCAGTCGGGTGAGTCTAACCATCGGCGCGGGCCGCCCGGCCCATGCGTGCGGCCGTAAAGCGGCCTCGATCAGGGCTCTTTGACCGGTACCGCACGTCTCGTCCACTGATCGTCGCAACCGCTTCACGCTTCGCTCTTCACGTCTCGCGCTTCGCGCGATCACGTCTCATGCTCAGCGGCGTACTCAGGGCGGGGCCTCAGCCGCGCGGCCTGGTGCCGCCGCCCATCGCGTCCCTCGCGCGGTCCAGGAGCGAGGCGAACGGCCCGACCGCCCACTGCGCGGCCGGCGAGCCCGCGGCGGCGGGGTGCGGATGAGTGGGAGCGGTCCGTTCCGCCCTGAGCAGCCTCTTGCCCATCTTCTGCCGCTGCTCCTGCGAGCAGCCGGTGCGTACGGCGGGGAACTCCTCCCGCTCCTCGTGGTCCGCGTGTTCACCGACGGCCTTCTCGAACTCCCCCAGCTTCGCCTCGAATTGGGAACCGTCCGGGTCCATCCGCTCCAGCTCGGCGAGGATCCGTCCGGCCTCCTCCTCTTCCTCGTTGCGGGCGACGGCCTCGCGTTCCCCGGCCTCCCGCTTCGCGACCGGCCTGAGGATCATCTCCTCGGCCGCCTCGTGCACGGCCAACAGGGCCCTCAACTCAGCGAACTTCGCCCTCTTCTCCTCGCCCAGCGATACGTGCACCTCGGCGAACAGGTCCCGCATACGGGCGTGTTGGGTCAGCAGGACGGCGATGATGTCGTCGTGCGGGAGCTTCGCGGCCTCCGCGCGTTCGAGTGCTGCGTTGCTCACGGGGCTCACTCCTCTTGCGCCGTACGTCTCGTGCCGTACGTCCTGTCGCACGCGTTCCTCACTCCGGGTGGCCCCGGGGGCGCGGGGGCAAACACGACGCGTGACGCGGCGGTACGAGGCCCGCCCGTGCGCGGAGGCCGCTGGGAGCGGGGCGAGCCGCCCCCGGCGAGCAGCCGTGCGCCGTGGAACTCGTCGGACCACATGGAGCCGCGCGCAGCACGTGGGCCGAATCGCGTCGGTCGGGTTGCGGCGAACTCGTCGAGTCGCGCCGAACTACAGGGCAGGCGGGCCCAGTTCGACGCGCCGCAGCACGGCCTCCAGCCGGTCCAGCCCTTCGCCGCCCTGGATCTGCCGTTCGTCCCACCACGTGGCCCCGGCCTCGGCCAGCGGTGCCAGCAGATCCCGCGCCGCGGCGGGCTCCGCGGGACTCGCCCCGCCGAGCACGAGCTCGAAGGCGCCGTGGCCCTCCCGGTGCTCGCGTACGTACGAGACCAGCTCGCGTACCTCCTCCACCGGTGGCGCGTGCCCGTGCCTGGCGGAGGCGAACAGCGGCACGGCACCGTCCCAGCGGGCGGCCCGCCGCATCGGCGGCCGGTTCGGCCAGAAGCCGCCGATCCAGACGGGCGGCCGGGGGCGCTGCACGGTGGCGGGCAGCAGTGTCACGTCACGGGCCTGGAAGTGCCTCCCGTCGTGGTCGACGGGCTCGCCCGACCAGTAGCGGCACAGCAGCCCGAGCCCTTCGTCCAGCCGCTCGGCCAGCACGACCGGATCGACCGGCTCACCGAAGCTGCCGTACTCGTCCTCCACGGGCCCGCCCAGCCCGGCGGCGAAGATCACCCTTCCCCCGCTGAGCACGTCGAGCGTGGCGACCTGTCGCGCGAGCTGCTGCGGGCGGCGCCGTGCGACAGGCGTTACCAGCGTGCCCAGCCTGATGCGCGAGGTCGCCAGCGCCGCGGCGGTCAGCAGCATCCACGGGTCGCCGAAGTCCCGCGGATGACGGCGGTGCAACACGTGGTCCCAGACGAACAGCCCGTCCCATCCCGCCTCCTCCGCCGCGGCGGCCACCTTCGCCACTGCCCGCGGGTCCGCGAAGTCCCCGAAGTTCGGAATGTTGACGGAGAAGCGCATCCCGGCATGCTGCGTCATCGCCCGGCGGGCGGCAAGCGGATAACCGGGGGCCGGGGGGCGGGGGTTGAGGCGCCGGAGCGGGGCTTTCCGGCGGAACGCAACTGCGGAGCGCATCAGCGGAACGCAACGAAGGAGGGGCTCGCCCTCGCGGGCTTGCCCCTCCTCGATGGCATCCGAACAAGGGATGCTCAGCACAAGACGGCTGACGCTAGATCGACTTTGCCCGAGTTCGCGTATAGCAACACCCCGAGCGGAGGGCTCGGGCTCCGGCTCGCCGTGCGGACGTCAGTCTCCGCCGCGCTAGGCTATGGCTGACGTGGAGCCTCCCGCGTACGCGATATACGGAATGCAGACGAGGGCGGACAGCAGCAGCCACGTGACGTACTTCATGGAGTGCCCTTCTAGGGAGGATCGTGGGCCCTGGGCCTTCGCACCTTGCAAGTGCGATCAGTGAGGGGGAGCGATCTTGGCACGCGTCACCCGAGATGGCAAATCGAACGTAGCCCGGTCTTGGGGGCCCGCACCCGACGTAGGCAGCACCGCCGCGTGCGCACGCATACGCGCAGGTCGGAGCGCATCGAAGCGCTCGCCGCGGCGACTCAGGCGTCGCTGCCGGGCCGGGCAGTTCCCTGGCGGGTGCGGCCGAGGGCCGCCTTCGCCCGAACCTCGTCCGGTCGTGAGCCGATCTTCCGGCTGAGAGCGAGGCCGGCTTCGAGGTGCGTCTCGGCCTGGGAGAGGCGCCCGGTGGCGGCCTCGGCTTCGCCCAGGGCGGCCAAAGCCCGGCATTCCTCAAGAGCCGCCCGGATGTCGCGCGCGATGGAGAGTGCGGCGGTATGGCGGGAGATCGCCTGCTCGCTACGGCCGGCAGCGTGGAGCGCCTGACCCATTCCCGTCAACGCGATGGCCTCGCTGCGGCGGTCGCCCGCGCTGCGCAGTGCCGGGAGCGCCTTCTCGTACAGCTCCAGGGCTTCGTTCAGCTCTCCACGCTGGCGCAGGGTGTCCGCCAGATTCATGTGGAGAGTCGCGGAGTGCCCTCTGCTTCCGAGTTCCCGCGCCAGGCTGATCGACTGCCGGAAGAAATCCTCGGCGCTATCCAAGTCGCCGCTTTCCTTGTGCAGTTCAGCGATGTTGTTGAGCGCGATGAACTGCCCCCGGCGATCGCCGACGCCGCGAAACCGCGCGAGGCCCTCCACGAAGTAGGTCAGGGCGTCCCTGTTCCGCTCCAGGGCGAGGGAGATCATTCCCAGGGCGTTGAAGCTACGGCCTTGATGGAGGGCGCTCGTCCCCGTCAGCCGGATTTGCAGCGCGCGGTGCTGATGATCGAATGCTTCCGCGAGTCGCGCCGTATGCCAGCAGGAGATGGACAGTTGGTGCAGCGCCTCCGCCGTCAGCTCTTCGTCCTCGGTGTTCTGCGCCGATTCCAGGGCCTGCCGGGCGCACAGCATCGCCCGGTCGTAGTTCCCCGCGGACGCGCAGACGATGCTCTGGTCGACGAGAGCCCGTCCGTATGCGCTCTCGTCGCCTGAGTCGCGCCAGTGCTCGGCGGCGGTCTCCAGAAGCGGAGCGGCAGTGCTGAGGTATCCCTCGCCGCCGAGGAAGCCGGCGAGCGTGTGTGTCAGCAGGGCCAGGTCGCGCGGCGACCTGTGGGCGCGCGTGTACTCCAGGGCGGCCAGGAGGGCGGGCCCTTCGGTGGTGAACCACTGCTGAGGGTCGTCGCCGTACCAGGTGAGTTCGGGGGCTCGTCCCGGTAGGTCGATTCGCTGACGGTGAGGATAGGCGTGACGGTCGGCCTGGTCCGCGGCGTGCAGATAGTAGGCGAGGACGTTTTCGAGAGACTGCTCTCTCGCTTCTGCCGCGTCGCTTCGGGCGAGAGTCGAAGCGTATTCGCGTAACAGATCGTGGAGTCGGTAGCGGTGTGGCGAAGGCTCGGAGATCAAGTGGCAGGCCAGCAGCTCTTCGAGCACCTTCTCGGCCTCGTCGAGGGAGAGCCCGGTGAGCGCGGCGGTGGCATGCGAGCCGAATTCCGAAGCGATGTGAAGACCGAGGGAGCGGAACACCCGCTGCTGTTCGGGAGTGAGCGCCTGGTACGACACCTCCAGGCTCTGCACCAATTCCCGGTGAGGGGCGCGGATTTCAGGCAGCCGCCTGCCTGCTCTGGCGAAGCGTTCCACGAGGTCGGAGAGCTGCCACGAGGGACGTGAAAGCAGCCGGCTGACGGTGATGTCCAGAGCGAGTGGCAGATGGCCGCACAGTCGCGCCACGGTGGCGGCATCGACGGCGTCCGGGGCGCGCTCCTTGCCGAGGGCGTTCCGCAGGAAGGTGACCGAGTCGCCGGGCGGAAGCACGTCCAGCGCGATGTGCCGCACTCCTGGCAGCCCCGCGAGCCGGTGGCGACTGGTGATGATGACGGCGGACGAGGAGTCCCCGGGCAGAAGAGGGGAGACCTGCTCGATGGAGGCGGCGTCGTCGAGGACGACCACCAGCCTGCGTTTTCGTGCCGTCGTACGCCACATCGCGACCAGCCCGTTGAAGTCACCGGGGATGTCGGCCCGGTCTTCGACGATGCTCAGAATCTCGCGCAGGGCTTCGGAGGGAGATTTGCGCGGCTGGTGGGGAGCCTGGCCGCGCAGGTCCACGAACAGCGTGCCGTCGGGAAAGTCCTCGCGCATCAGACGGGCGGTGTGCGAGGCGAGAGCCGTCTTGCCGGAGCCGGGCATCCCGGTGATGACGGCGGCGGTGACGCGTGAGCCTCCCCCTTCCCCTCCCCCTCTCCGTCCTCCTGCCGTCGTCTCGCCGCTCAACGCGCCCATCAGGACGTCGAGTTCGCTCTCCCGTCCGACCCAGGCCACCTCGGGAGGAAGCGTGTCCGGGCTCTCGGAGACGGTGCCTCGGGAGACGACCGCCGTCGCCGGAGGCAGCAGCTCGGCGACCGGCCTGCCGGCCAGGATGCCGCGGTGGATGTGCGCGGTCTCCTCACCCGGATCGGAACCCGACTCTCGCCGCAGGTGGTGCCGCAGGCGCTGCAACAGGCGGTTCGCCTCGTTCGTACGCCCGCAGCCGTGGAGTGCGAGAGCGAGCTGCCCGGTGAACGACTCGTCGGTCCGATGCTGTTCCGACAGCGGCCGTAGGCCGGCGACCGCCTCGGCGAAGCGGCCTGAGCGCAGAGCGATGTCGGCCTGAAGCAGCGTCGACGCCAGATGCTGCTCACCGACGAGTCGGCGCACATGGGCGGCCCATGCGCCGGGCAGCCCCGCGAGGGGCTCGCCGCTCCATAATCGTGCGGCCGACTGGAGCGCCGTCGAGGCGTCCCCGTGGCTGCCGCTGTCGGACAGTCCGCGGCCCTGTTCCACCAGTGCCAGATAGCGCCGCAGATCCACGGCGTCGGGATCGATGTCCAGCGTGTACGTGTGCGTACGGCTGATCACCGTCGGGGCCCGGGAACCCGCGAGGGCCGCGAGGGCCGCGAGCGCCTTGCGGATGCGGTGGATGTGTACGTACAGGGCCTCGCGAGGCTTGGCGGGCGGGTGTTCGTCCCATACGCGGTGAACGAGCGTGTCCAGGCTCACTGTTCGTCCGGCGTCCCAGGCGAGCGCGGCAAGGGTCGTGCGCTCCTTGGGAGTTCCCAGCCGGTCGTGCGACTCCCCGGCTTGTAGCTCGACCGCGCCGAGCAGCAGTATGCGGAGATCCACCAGCGCCCCTCCCCGCCGGTACGGCATGTCCGTGCGTTGAGGATGACACGGCCGGATATTGCCGGACCATGTGTGGGCGGCATTAGGACCGAAACCGCTTGTACGGGTGCCGGGTGGTCGGGCCGCGCCCGCGGCGGGTAAGGAGCGCCGGAGGAGACGGCTGCGGGAGAAAGCCCACAGCGTGTGCTCGAACTGCCGTCGTGGCGAAGCCGGTTCAGGGGGGATCGCACCGTGTGGGACGCAGACATGTCCGCAGCACTGTTATCGGCCATGATTTCGCACAGCCCGATGCACAGTTCTCCGGCCGGGGAGGCACTGGGCGAGCTGATTCACAAGGCCCGCCACCAAGATGATCTCGCCCGGCTGTGGGCGGAGGCCGCAGGGATCGCCGACGGCTCTCTGCCCGCGCTTCTGCGGCTGTCGGACCGACTGGCCGAACGTGCGTCTGACGACGACGAGTTGAGAGCGGGGCTGGAGACCTGGCTGCGGCGCCACAGACATAGGCAGCCCCCTCCGGAGACTCGGAACACCATCGGCGGCTCCGCCAGCCTCCACGGTCCGACCCTTCAAGTCGGC from Streptomyces marispadix includes:
- a CDS encoding RNA polymerase sigma factor SigF — its product is MVAGVAATQTRESRSAEARALTQELFEQLAEQQPGTAGHERVRTALIEANLPLVRYVAARFRSRNEPMEDVVQVGTIGLINAIDRFDAERGVQFPTFAMPTIIGEIRRYFRDNVRTVHVPRRLHEMWVQVSSATEDLTTAFGRSPTTAEIAERLKLTEEEVLACIEAGRSYRATSLEAAQEREDGLPGLLDRLGYEDPELDGVEHRDLVRHLLVQLPEREQRILLLRYYRNLTQSQISAELGVSQMHVSRLLSRSFARLRAANRIEA
- a CDS encoding hemerythrin domain-containing protein; the encoded protein is MSNAALERAEAAKLPHDDIIAVLLTQHARMRDLFAEVHVSLGEEKRAKFAELRALLAVHEAAEEMILRPVAKREAGEREAVARNEEEEEAGRILAELERMDPDGSQFEAKLGEFEKAVGEHADHEEREEFPAVRTGCSQEQRQKMGKRLLRAERTAPTHPHPAAAGSPAAQWAVGPFASLLDRARDAMGGGTRPRG
- a CDS encoding LLM class flavin-dependent oxidoreductase is translated as MRFSVNIPNFGDFADPRAVAKVAAAAEEAGWDGLFVWDHVLHRRHPRDFGDPWMLLTAAALATSRIRLGTLVTPVARRRPQQLARQVATLDVLSGGRVIFAAGLGGPVEDEYGSFGEPVDPVVLAERLDEGLGLLCRYWSGEPVDHDGRHFQARDVTLLPATVQRPRPPVWIGGFWPNRPPMRRAARWDGAVPLFASARHGHAPPVEEVRELVSYVREHREGHGAFELVLGGASPAEPAAARDLLAPLAEAGATWWDERQIQGGEGLDRLEAVLRRVELGPPAL
- a CDS encoding AfsR/SARP family transcriptional regulator; amino-acid sequence: MDLRILLLGAVELQAGESHDRLGTPKERTTLAALAWDAGRTVSLDTLVHRVWDEHPPAKPREALYVHIHRIRKALAALAALAGSRAPTVISRTHTYTLDIDPDAVDLRRYLALVEQGRGLSDSGSHGDASTALQSAARLWSGEPLAGLPGAWAAHVRRLVGEQHLASTLLQADIALRSGRFAEAVAGLRPLSEQHRTDESFTGQLALALHGCGRTNEANRLLQRLRHHLRRESGSDPGEETAHIHRGILAGRPVAELLPPATAVVSRGTVSESPDTLPPEVAWVGRESELDVLMGALSGETTAGGRRGGGEGGGSRVTAAVITGMPGSGKTALASHTARLMREDFPDGTLFVDLRGQAPHQPRKSPSEALREILSIVEDRADIPGDFNGLVAMWRTTARKRRLVVVLDDAASIEQVSPLLPGDSSSAVIITSRHRLAGLPGVRHIALDVLPPGDSVTFLRNALGKERAPDAVDAATVARLCGHLPLALDITVSRLLSRPSWQLSDLVERFARAGRRLPEIRAPHRELVQSLEVSYQALTPEQQRVFRSLGLHIASEFGSHATAALTGLSLDEAEKVLEELLACHLISEPSPHRYRLHDLLREYASTLARSDAAEAREQSLENVLAYYLHAADQADRHAYPHRQRIDLPGRAPELTWYGDDPQQWFTTEGPALLAALEYTRAHRSPRDLALLTHTLAGFLGGEGYLSTAAPLLETAAEHWRDSGDESAYGRALVDQSIVCASAGNYDRAMLCARQALESAQNTEDEELTAEALHQLSISCWHTARLAEAFDHQHRALQIRLTGTSALHQGRSFNALGMISLALERNRDALTYFVEGLARFRGVGDRRGQFIALNNIAELHKESGDLDSAEDFFRQSISLARELGSRGHSATLHMNLADTLRQRGELNEALELYEKALPALRSAGDRRSEAIALTGMGQALHAAGRSEQAISRHTAALSIARDIRAALEECRALAALGEAEAATGRLSQAETHLEAGLALSRKIGSRPDEVRAKAALGRTRQGTARPGSDA